A segment of the Streptomyces sp. P9-A2 genome:
GAGGGAACCGGTCATCCACACGACCGCGCGGGCCGCGTCGATGATGTCGGACTTGGTGAGCAGATAGCCGTTGACGGCGGTGACGATCGCGGAGACACCGATACCGACCAGCACCAGCCGGTATCCGTGCACGCCCCGCTTCCAGGCGAGCACGTAGATGGCGAACCCGGTCGCCAGTCCGCCGACCAGCGCGCCGAGGGCGACCTGGTTGGCGCTCCCGGAGAACAGCACGATCATCACGAGCGCACCGGCCGTGGCGCCCTGCCCGAGGCCGAGGACGTCCGGACTGCCCAGCGGGTTGCGGGAGATGGACTGGAACAGCGCGCCGGCGAGACCGAGCGAGGCGCCGACGAGGAGTCCGACCAGGACCCGGGGCAGCCGTAGTTCGGTGACGATGAACTCCTGGCCGGGGTCACCCTCGCCCAGCAGTGTCCGGACCACGTCGGCGGCCGGTATCGGGAAGTCACCGGTGCCGATCAGCACCACGCTCGCGGTGAGCGCCACGAGCAGCAGCAGGGTGCCGACGACGAGAGTCCGCACGTCCACCCGGAGCGAGAGGCCGCCGGGGGTACGCACGGCACGGTTGGTCTTCACAGCTGGGCCGTCCTCCGCCGTCGTACGAGATAGATGAACACCGGGCCGCCGATGATCGCGGTGACGATGCCGACCTGGAGTTCGGCGGGCCGGGCCAGGACGCGGCCGATCACATCGGCGCCGAGCAGCAGTACGGGCGACAGGACGGCCGTGTACGGCAGGATCCAGCGCATGTCGGGTCCGGTGAACGAGCGCACCACGTGCGGCACCATCAGGCCGATGAAGGCGATCGGCCCGCAGGCGGCCGTCGCGGCCCCGCAGAGCAGGGTCGCGGCGAGCATGGCCAGCCCTCGTGTGCGGTTCAGGTTGGCGCCCAGGGCCTTGGCGGTGTCGTCGCCCATGGCCATGGCGTTCAGCGGCCGGGCCAGCAGCGGCATCAGGAGGAAGCCGGCCAGCAGGAACGGAAGTACCTGCTGGATGATCGAACCGTTCGCCGAGGACAGCGATCCGACCGTCCAGAAGCGCATCCTGCCCAGGGCGGCCTCGTCCAGGATCATGACCGCCTGGAGGTAGCCGAACAGCGCGGCGGTGATCGCGGTGCCGGCGAGGATCAGGCGCACCGGTGTGGCGCCCCGGCTGCCGCCCAGGAACCACACCAGTGCCCCGACCGCCGCCGCCCCGCAGAACGCGAACCACACGTAGCCGGACAGCGAGGTGACGCCGAAGAAGGTGATGGCCGTGACGACCGCCGCGGACGCGCCCGCGTTGATGCCGAGCAGTCCAGGATCGGCCAGCGGGTTACGGGTCAGCGCCTGGAGCACCGCTCCCGCCAGGCCGAGTGCGGCACCGGCGAGCACGCCGAGAACGGTCCGTGACAACCGGTCGGCGACGACGGCATCGCCGTAGGTGCCCGAATCCTCGAACAGGCCGTGCCAGACCTGCTGCAGGGACAGGTCCTTCGCCCCGATCGCGATACTCGCCAGGGCGACGAGCACCAGGATCACGGCGGAGAGGAACAGCCCCAGGACACGGAGCAGCGCCCGGCGGTTCGGATGCGCGGGGACGGTGTCCGCGCGCTGTTCGGGGGGACTCTCGACCAACACCCGGTTAGGTTAGCCTACCCTCCTATTCGATCACGATTCCTCGGATCCCCGGGGATCGGGGGATCGGGTACGGGGCGTTCGGATGCCGGGCGTTCGGATGCCGGGCGTTCGGATGCCGGGCGTCCCTCACAGTCCCAGCCGTGCCAGCGCCTTCCCGCCGTCCAGCCGGCACCCGCCGTCGCCCGCCGCCGTCCACGCCGCCGCGCACAATGCCCGCAGCCCGTCCAGAGCCGTACCCTCCCCGTCCAGCTCCAGGCGCTCACCGGCCGCCGTCGCCGTCCAGCCGTCGCACCGGAACCCGCCGCCGTCCGCCGCGACGACCTCCGGCTGCCCGGTGAGCATCCCGCGCAGATCGGCGTCGACGAAGGTCGGACGGTGCTGTGGCGGCGCGGCCAGCAGCTGCGCCCCGTCGGTCACGCCCGTGAGCACCAGCAGGGAGTCGACACCGCCGTTGAACGCGCCCTCGATGTCCGTGTCCAGCCGGTCGCCCACCACCAGCGGCCGCTCGGCGCCCGTCCGCAGAATGGTCTCCCGGTGCATCGGCGGCAGCGGCTTGCCCGCCACCTGCGGCTCGGCTCCCGTCGCGATCCGTACGACCTCCACCGCCGCCCCGTTCCCCGGCGCGATGCCCCGGCCGCTGGGGATCGTCAGATCCGTGTTGGACGCGAACCACGGCACCCCACGCGCGATCGCGTAACTCGCCTCCCCGAACCGCCCCCACGGGAAGTCGGGACCGCCGTACCCCTGCACCACCGCCGCCGGGTCGTCGTCCGCCGACTCCACGGGCGTCAGCCCGCGCTCGCTCAGCGCCACCCGCAGGCCCTCGCCACCGATCACCAGCACCCTGGCCCCCGGCGGCACCTGTTCGCTCACCAGCCGCGCGACCGCCTGCGCCGATGTGATCACATCGCCGGCCTCCGTCGGTATTCCCAGCTCCGTCAGATGCGCGGCGACGGTGTCCGGTGTGCGCAGGGCGTTGTTCGTCACGTACGCCAGGTGCATGCCCCCGGCGCCGGCCACGGCCAGCGACTCGACCGCGTGGACGATCGCCTTCCCACCCGCGTACACCACACCGTCGAGGTCCAGCAGCGCCGTGTCGTACGCCTCACTCAGGGCCTGCCCACTGCCCCCGGGCCTCGTCCTGACGCTTCGGCTCATTGTGCATCGCTCCTCGCTCGACGGCTTTCCCCGATCATCCCCCATGTCACCGGCACCCGTACGATGCCTGGATGAAGACTGCAGGTCCCTCGGAAGCGAAGGCGCGCCGAGGCCTGGAACTCACCCCGTTCCGAGGCCTTCGTTACGACCCCGACCGGGTCGGCAGCCTGGCCGCCGTGACATCCCCGCCGTACGACGTCGTCGTCCGCCCCGACGGTCTGCATCACCTGCAGTCCGCCGACCCGTACAACATCGTCCGGCTGATCCTGCCCGAGGCCGACACCTCCGAAGCCCGCAATGCCCAGGCCGCCGAGACCCTGAACCGCTGGCGGGCCGAGGGCGTCCTGACCACGGACCCCGAACCCGGTCTCTACGTCTATGAACAGCGCGACGGCGACGGTCTGCTGCAGCGCGGGATCATCGGCGCCCTGCGCGTGTCGGACCCCGACGAGCAGCTGGTCCTGCCGCACGAGGACGTCATGCCGCACATCGTCGCCGACCGCGCGGCTCTCATGCTGGCCGCCTCGGCGAACCTCGAGCCTCTGCTGCTGACCTACCCCGGCGACGGATCGGCAGCCGCCACCGCCGACCTGATCGAGCGCACGGCCAAGACGCCTCCCCTCCTCGCGACCACCACGGAGGACGGCTTCCACCACCGGCTGTGGTCCCTCACCGACCCCGAGGACCTGGCCACCGTACAGACCGACCTGGCCGGCCTGCAGGCGCTCATCGCCGACGGCCACCACCGCTGGGCGACCTACCGCCGCCTGCGCGCGCAGCACCCCTCCCCCAGCCCTTGGGACCACGGCCTGGTGCTCCTCGTCGACACGGCCCGCTACCCGCTGCGCGTCCGCGCCATCCACCGCCTGCTGCACGGCCTGCCCGTCACGGACGCGTTGGCGGCCCTCGACGGCCTGTTCCGGGTCCGCCGCGTCGACGCCGCGTTGCCGGAGGCCATGGAGGTGCTGGCCGAGGCGGCCGGTGCGGGCAACGCCTTCCTCCTGGCCGGCGACGGCGCCTTCCACCTCGTCGACCGCCCGGACCCGGATCTGCTGGCCCGCACGGTCCCCGCCGACCGCCCGGAAGCCTGGCGCACCCTGGACGCGACGGTCCTGCACTCCACGCTCCTGGAACAGGTGTGGCACGTCCCCGAGGACTCCCCGGCCCACATCGCCTACATCCACGACACGACCGCGACCGTCGAGAAGGCGGAACGCGACGGCGGTACGGCGGTGCTGATGCATCCGGTCCGCGAGGAGGTCGTCCGCGACCTCGCCCGCCAAGGTGTCACGATGCCCCGCAAGTCGACGTCCTTCGGCCCCAAGCCGGCCTCGGGGCTGGTGCTGCGCGCGTTCGACACGTGACGCGCCGCCGGTAACGTACGAAGGGGTGGGATCCCCGGTCACCGACCGGGGATCCCACCCCTTCGTACGTCCGGACGCACAGGCGCCGGGTGGCAGGCTTCAAGCCTCAGATGTCAGTCCTTGTCGACGTCGGTCTCGGCCTTGGCGGCGTCGGTCTCGGCCTTGTCCGCACCGCCGTTGTCCGGGTCCGTGCGCACGTCCTCGGTCTCGGCCTCGTCGGCCGAGGTGTCGGAAGCGGCGTCGACGTCCGCGTCGGCCTCGTCATGCACGTCGATGAACTCCACGCCGTCCATCTCGGCCAGCCGGTCCGAGGCGTCGGTGCTGCCGTCCCGGTCGGCCTCCACGGCCTTCGCGAACCACTCCCGGGCCTCGTCCGCCCGGTCGGCGGCGAGAAGCGCGTCGGCGTACGCGTACCGCAGCCGCGCGGTCCACGGCTGTACGGCGTGGGACGCCAGCTCGGAGCTCTGGAGCGTCACAATGGCGGCGTCCAGTTGCCCCATGTCGCGCCGCGCACCGGCCGCGACGAGCCGCATCTCGACCTGCCCGGCCTTGTCCAGCTTCTGCACCTCGGGGGCACCTGCCATGTCCAGCGCCTTCTCCGGCCGCCCGAGCCCACGCTCGCAGTCGGCCATGAGGGGCCACAGCTCCGTGGTGCCGGTCATCCTCCGCGCCGCCCGGAACTCGGCCAGCGCCTCGGAGTACTTCTGGTTGGCGTACGCGGCGAAGCCGGCGGCCTCCCGTACGGCGGCGACGCGCGACGCCAGCCGCAACGCCACCTTGGAGTAGCCGTACGCGCCCTCGGGGTCCTCGTCGATCAGCCGGGCGACCATCACCAGGTTCTTGGCAACATCCTCCGCGAGCGTCTTGGGCAGGCTCTGCAACTCCTGCCGTACGTCCTTGTCGATCTCCTCGCCCGTGACCTCCTCGGGGATCGGCAGCCGCTTGATGGGCTCCCGGTCCCGCTCCCGCTCCTCACGGAACCCGCCGCCACCATGCCGGTCATCGCG
Coding sequences within it:
- a CDS encoding tetratricopeptide repeat protein; translation: MPIPEEVTGEEIDKDVRQELQSLPKTLAEDVAKNLVMVARLIDEDPEGAYGYSKVALRLASRVAAVREAAGFAAYANQKYSEALAEFRAARRMTGTTELWPLMADCERGLGRPEKALDMAGAPEVQKLDKAGQVEMRLVAAGARRDMGQLDAAIVTLQSSELASHAVQPWTARLRYAYADALLAADRADEAREWFAKAVEADRDGSTDASDRLAEMDGVEFIDVHDEADADVDAASDTSADEAETEDVRTDPDNGGADKAETDAAKAETDVDKD
- a CDS encoding DUF1015 domain-containing protein; translated protein: MKTAGPSEAKARRGLELTPFRGLRYDPDRVGSLAAVTSPPYDVVVRPDGLHHLQSADPYNIVRLILPEADTSEARNAQAAETLNRWRAEGVLTTDPEPGLYVYEQRDGDGLLQRGIIGALRVSDPDEQLVLPHEDVMPHIVADRAALMLAASANLEPLLLTYPGDGSAAATADLIERTAKTPPLLATTTEDGFHHRLWSLTDPEDLATVQTDLAGLQALIADGHHRWATYRRLRAQHPSPSPWDHGLVLLVDTARYPLRVRAIHRLLHGLPVTDALAALDGLFRVRRVDAALPEAMEVLAEAAGAGNAFLLAGDGAFHLVDRPDPDLLARTVPADRPEAWRTLDATVLHSTLLEQVWHVPEDSPAHIAYIHDTTATVEKAERDGGTAVLMHPVREEVVRDLARQGVTMPRKSTSFGPKPASGLVLRAFDT
- a CDS encoding FecCD family ABC transporter permease gives rise to the protein MLVESPPEQRADTVPAHPNRRALLRVLGLFLSAVILVLVALASIAIGAKDLSLQQVWHGLFEDSGTYGDAVVADRLSRTVLGVLAGAALGLAGAVLQALTRNPLADPGLLGINAGASAAVVTAITFFGVTSLSGYVWFAFCGAAAVGALVWFLGGSRGATPVRLILAGTAITAALFGYLQAVMILDEAALGRMRFWTVGSLSSANGSIIQQVLPFLLAGFLLMPLLARPLNAMAMGDDTAKALGANLNRTRGLAMLAATLLCGAATAACGPIAFIGLMVPHVVRSFTGPDMRWILPYTAVLSPVLLLGADVIGRVLARPAELQVGIVTAIIGGPVFIYLVRRRRTAQL
- a CDS encoding FecCD family ABC transporter permease codes for the protein MKTNRAVRTPGGLSLRVDVRTLVVGTLLLLVALTASVVLIGTGDFPIPAADVVRTLLGEGDPGQEFIVTELRLPRVLVGLLVGASLGLAGALFQSISRNPLGSPDVLGLGQGATAGALVMIVLFSGSANQVALGALVGGLATGFAIYVLAWKRGVHGYRLVLVGIGVSAIVTAVNGYLLTKSDIIDAARAVVWMTGSLDGRDWDQVWPLLALCAVLVPLVLANSRGLRMMEMGDDVSYALGVRVERVRLVLMLSAVLLTAAATAASGPVGFVALTAPQLARRLTRSPGPNLVPSMCMGAALLVSSDWISQRAFGAGQLPVGVVTGVLGGVYLLWLLVTERRAGRI
- a CDS encoding HAD hydrolase-like protein — its product is MSRSVRTRPGGSGQALSEAYDTALLDLDGVVYAGGKAIVHAVESLAVAGAGGMHLAYVTNNALRTPDTVAAHLTELGIPTEAGDVITSAQAVARLVSEQVPPGARVLVIGGEGLRVALSERGLTPVESADDDPAAVVQGYGGPDFPWGRFGEASYAIARGVPWFASNTDLTIPSGRGIAPGNGAAVEVVRIATGAEPQVAGKPLPPMHRETILRTGAERPLVVGDRLDTDIEGAFNGGVDSLLVLTGVTDGAQLLAAPPQHRPTFVDADLRGMLTGQPEVVAADGGGFRCDGWTATAAGERLELDGEGTALDGLRALCAAAWTAAGDGGCRLDGGKALARLGL